Proteins encoded together in one Verrucomicrobiota bacterium window:
- a CDS encoding response regulator translates to MPLRHKLLLLDDDQDLVELYREFLGRLPSKPDIHTATSGARAIALLESEPFSLLISDLNMPKMDGLQVLTIVKRKFPQLRTAVMTSVVDEQFRARAYSMGVDLFLEKPNTTQEINFFLDCIESLLSKEDNSGGFRGVQSKSLVDLIQLECLSQSSSTLKITHGQLEGRIYIVNGEIIDSSYLDLSGDKAFLKVLSWKAGNFEILPAEPERPRTIFNSYQGLLLETTQALDEAAGVDGG, encoded by the coding sequence ATGCCGCTGCGACACAAACTCCTGCTTTTGGATGACGACCAGGACCTGGTCGAGTTGTACCGGGAGTTCTTGGGGCGGCTTCCCAGCAAACCGGACATCCATACGGCCACGTCCGGGGCCAGGGCCATTGCGTTGCTGGAGTCAGAGCCTTTTTCACTGCTCATCTCGGACCTCAACATGCCGAAGATGGACGGTTTGCAGGTTTTGACCATCGTTAAGCGCAAATTTCCCCAGTTACGGACTGCGGTGATGACCTCTGTGGTGGACGAGCAATTTCGCGCCCGGGCCTATTCCATGGGGGTGGATTTGTTCCTGGAGAAACCCAATACCACTCAGGAGATCAATTTCTTCCTCGATTGCATCGAATCATTGCTGTCGAAGGAGGACAATTCCGGAGGATTTCGGGGGGTTCAAAGCAAGAGTTTGGTCGATTTAATCCAGTTGGAGTGCCTTTCCCAGAGCTCGTCCACCCTGAAAATCACGCATGGTCAATTGGAAGGGCGCATCTATATCGTCAATGGGGAAATCATTGACTCGTCCTACCTGGATTTATCCGGGGACAAGGCTTTCTTGAAGGTGCTTTCGTGGAAGGCGGGTAATTTCGAGATCTTGCCGGCCGAGCCCGAACGTCCGCGCACGATTTTCAACTCTTATCAAGGTTTGCTGCTGGAAACCACCCAAGCCCTGGATGAGGCGGCCGGGGTCGATGGGGGATGA